CGGCGGGGCCGAGCAGCCCGGTAAAGGCCCGCCCCCGAAGCGCCTCCGTGGTATAGCCAGTAAGATGAGTAAAGGCCTCGTTGAGCACCGTGAACTCACCCTGGCTATTCAACCAGAAGGCGGCTTCCCGGTAGAGCCTCGGCTGGGTATCTGAAGGCGTTGCGTCAAAGCTCATACCTCTTCAAAAAACTGCGTGACAGGCGAAGCTGCGCCAGAAATGCAGATGCCTTTAAGTAGCCCCGCAAACTACAGGGTAGCCAGGGTGGCAGAATGAACGACTTATCAAAGGTAATTTATGACTAAAAGAGGACAAGCCGGCTGGGGCGCACCGCTGAGCAAACCCTACCCCGGCCGGCTTGCGCCGGGCCCCCATGCTATAAGCCGCTCAGCAGCCTGTGCTGTTGAAAAACAAAGAACCCGCCCTGGCTGCGGCAACGCAGCGCAGACGGGTTCCTGCTAAAAGGCTATGCGCGTGGCTTACCAGAATACCGAGTACAGCGCCACAATAAGGCCCACCACCAGGGTGGCGCCGGCCGTGAACGTGGGGTTGGGGCGGAACATGCTGCGCTCGATTTCGAGGCCGTTGGTTTTTACGCCGCGAGCGTTTTCAAGCAGGCTGATGAGAACCATGCCGATAATGCAGAACACGAACACAAAGCCCATGCGGTCGAGGAAGGGAATCTCGTAGCGGCCGGCCACCGGCACCGAAAAGCCAAACGGCGCCAGAAACGAGAGGTCCATCATGCCCGGCAAAAACTTGAGCAGCACCGACAGCAGGAAGCCGCCGATGGTAGCAAACAGCGCCGCGCTCGACGTGGCTTTCTTCCAGAAAAAGCCCAGGATGAACATGGCGAAAATACCCGGCGACACGAAGCCCGTGTATTCCTGAATGTACTGGAAGCCGCCTTTCTTGTCGATGCCCAGGTTGGGCGCGATGAGTACGCCCAGAATCATAGCCACCACTACCGCGATTTTGCCCACGGCCACCATGCGCTTCTCCGAGGCATCCACGTTGAGCACCTTCTTGTACACGTCGAGGGTGAAGATGGTGGCGATGGAGTTGGCTTTGCCGGCCAGCGAGGCTACCACGGCCGCCGTGAGCGCCGCGAACGAAAGGCCTTTCAAGCCCACAGGCAAAATATTGAGCAGCACCGGGTAAGCGCGGTCGGGATTTAGCTCGCCGCCCTGCATCATCTCCGAGCCAAATACGTTTTGCTTGTACAGCACGTAGGCTGCAATGCCCGGCAGCACCACGATAACCGGCATCAGCAGCTTCAGAAAAGCCGCGAACAGCAAGCCGCCGCGGGCCGTGGGCAGGTCGGCCCCCAGCGCCCGCTGCGTGATGTACTGGTTGCAGCCCCAGTAGTTGAGGTTCACAATCCACATGCCGCCGAGCAGCACCGTGAGGCCCGGCAGGTCGATGTAGTTGGGATTATCCCGCTTGAAAATCATGTGGAAGTGGTCGTTGGCCTGCGTGGTGAGCAGGTGGAAGCCGTTGAGCACGCCGGTAGTGCCGTTGTGCTTCGCCACCAGATTCAGGGCCAGATAGGTAGTAGCCAGGCCGCCCAGAATAAGGAAAAACACCTGGATAACGTCGGTGAAGCCAATTACCTTCATGCCGCCCAGCGTGATAATGACGGCGAAGATGGCCAGCGCGTACATGCAGAAATTCAGGTTCAGGCCCGCGATGCTGCTCACGGCAATGGCCCCGAGGTAAAGAATCGAAGTCAGGTTGACCACCACATACAGCAGCAGCCAAAAAATAGCCATAATCATGGCCACCGTGCCGTTGTAGCGCTGGTGCAGAAACTGCGGCATGGTGAATATTCGGTTTTTAAGATATACCGGAATGAAAAACACCGCCACGATAATGAGCGTGATGGAGGCCATCCATTCGTAGGTGGCAATGGCCAGGCCCATCTTGAAGCCCGAGCCCGACATGCCCACAAACTGCTCGGCCGAGATGTTGGAGGCGATGAGCGACGAGCCGATGGCCCACCACGTCAGCGACCCTTCCGCCAGAAAGTAGTCCTTGGAATCGCCTTCGATAGTGCCGTCGTGGCCGGTCTTGCGGTTGTAAATCCAGATGCCGTAGCCGGCAACTATCAGAAAATAAACGAAAAAGACTATGTAGTCTAGCGTAGCCAGCTGGTGCATAGGGCGGGAAAAAACGAATGGAAAACGAAAGTAGGGGAAATTTTGGCGGACCGGGCTATGCAATCGATTGCAATCGGATAAAGCCGGGTGTTAAGGCTCCAGGTGCCACCAGTCGACCAGCGCCGCGCCGGGCTTGGGGGCGCCCGCCGTGCCCAGGCAAAACAGGCCCAGCTTGGCGCCTACCCACTTGCCCTTGCGGGCAGTAAACTCGGTGCCCAGCGGCTGAAACCGGTTGCCGTCGAGGCTGTAGCTGAACTGGCACCGGGCCCCCGGCTGCACCGCCACCCGCAGGTACAGTGGCTGGCCGGCGGGCACTGTTACGGGCGCTGTGCTGACTTCGGGGCTGCCTTTGTCGGCCTGGAGGCAGGTGCGCTGGCTTAGCTGAATCTGGCCGCCCTGGCGGGTAAGCACGAGGCTGGCGTAGTCCATGCCCAGCACAACGAGGCCCGCCTGCTCGCCCTCATTTTGGGGGTGAAAGCTGAGCTTGGCCGTTGCCGTAAACTGCGGCGCCGGCAACTTTTGCAGCAGCAGATTGGGCACCAGCCATAGGTTCTTGGCCTCGGCGGGCGCGGGCACCGCGTTGAGTGTCAGCACGCCGGCGGTGGGAGAGGGTAGGGTGAGCCAGCCGGGCTGCGGGTCGGCCTGCCACTGCCATTGCAGGCCCAGCGTTTGGCTGGCAAACTCATCCGACGTGGCGGGCACGGCCACCGCTACCCTGGCCTGCACGGCGGGCTTGCGGTACGTGAGCACCGGCTCGCCGGTGCCGTCGCCGTCGGGGTCGAGGCCGATAACGGGCCAGTCGTTTTTCCAGGTCATGGGCTGCAGGTGCACCACCCGGCCGTAGGCGTCCTGGTCCTGGAAGTGCAGAAACCAGTCTTCCTTGCCATCGGGTGTATCGACCCACGCGCCCTGGTGCGGGCCGTTGATAGGGCTTTTGCCCTGCGCCAGCACGATTTTATCCTCATAAGGCCCGAATACGCTCTTGCTGCGCAGCGCCACCTGCCAGCCCGTGGGCACGCCGCCGCCCGGCGCGAAGATGTAGTAGTAGCCGTGGCGCTTGTAAAACTTGGGCCCCTCGATGGTCGGGTGGTGCTGGTGCCCGTCAAACACCAGCTTGTCGTCGCCCATAAGGCTCAGCCCGTCGGGGGCCATCTCACTGACGTTAATAACGCTCTTGATGCCCGCGCGGCTGCCCGCAAAGGCATGCACGAGGTAGGCACGGCCGTCGTCGTCCCAGAGCGGGCAGGGGTCAATCCAGCCTTTGGCAGCCTTTACGCACACCGGCGCCGACCACGGGCCGGCCGGGTTGCGGGCCCGCGTCACAAAAATGCCAAGGTCGGGGTCGGGATAATAGAGATAAAACTCTTTGTTGTGGTAGCGCAGCGCGGGGGCCCACACGCCGTTGCCGGGCTGCACCTGGTCGTAGCGCGAGCGCGGCAGCTGCACCGGCAGCGCGGTGCCGATAATGGTCCAGTTAACCAGGTCTTTGGAATGCAGAAGCTGCAGGCCCGGCACCGAGCTGAAGCTCGACGAAGTGAGATAATAGTCGTCGCCCACCCGCACCACGTCGGGGTCAGAGTAATCGGCGTACAGCACCGGGTTTTTATACTGGCCGTTGCCCAGGTCGGGCACCCAGGGCCCGGGGCTGGCAGGAGTTTGGGCAAAGGCCGTTAGCGCCAGGCTCGCAGCAGCCAGCGTAAAAAGCAGCGAAAAAAAGCGCATAAAGAACCAGAAATTGCCGGAATAACGGCTCAAGGTAGAAAAGCCACTGCATAAGCTGCCAGGAGCGCAGTAGGAGCACAGGACTACGCATTGGCCTGGCGTTGTAATTTTGTAGGCATACCTAATTTCTGTGCTTGTGAAAAAAGCGTTGTACCTCATCGGCTCGCCCAACCAAACCACGCAGATGCACCGCGTGGCCCAGCTGCTGGAAGATGAGTACGAGCCTTACTTCAGCCAGCTGTACTACGATGGCTGGATGCGGGGCTTCTACGAGTGGCTGCTGCGCAACAACATCCTGGATAAGACCATTGTGCAGGGCCTGGTAAAGGAGAAGGCCGACCGCTACGTGGCCCAGCACCAGCTGCGCCGTGACTTCGAAAACCGCGAGCTGGGGTATGCCTATGACCTTATCGTGTGCTGCTCCGACATTGTGGTGCCCTGGCCGCTGCTGAAGAAAACCAAGTCGGTGTTTGTGCAGGAAGGAATGACCGACCCGCTCAACCTGTGGGCGCGGCTCGTGAAACGCTTCACCAATTTTCCCATTCTGGCCATCGGCACCGCGCTCAATGGCATGAACAACTGCTGCGACATTTATTGCGTGGCCTCGCCCGGCTACGCCGAGCATTTCGAGAAAATCGGGGTCGATAAGGACAAGCTCGTCGTAACGGGCATTCCCAACTTCGACGACGTAGAAAAGCTGCGCAACAATAACTTTCCGCACCGCGGCTACGTGCTGGTGGCCACCACCGACATGCGCGAAACCTTTCGGCGCGACAACCGCAAAAAGTTTATCCGCCACGCCACGCGCATTGCGGCCGGCCGGCCCATGATTTTCAAGTTTCACCCCAACGAAGACATGGCCCGCGCCACGGCCGAGGTGCGCCAGTACGCGCCGCCCGGCACCCTCATCTTCACCGAAGGCAACACCGAGGAGATGATTGCCAACTCTGTGGAGCTGATAACGCAATACAGCACCGTGGCCTACGTTGGGCTGGCGCTGGGTATTCCGGTGCATTCCTACTTCGATGTCGAAGACCTCAAGCGTAAGCTGCCTATTCAGAACGGCGGCACCAGCGCCCGGCGCATTGCCGACATCTGCCGGCAGTTCGGGCGGTTTGAGGGGTCGGGCCCGCAGTTTTTAAAGCAGTACAAACCCCAGCCCGCACCTGAGCGCCAGGCGGAGCTCACCGAAGCCCGGCATTCCCGCTAGTAGCTAGTATTTTATGCTTACGCTCATTCAGGCCCGGCGCGGCTCTTCGCGCCTCCCCGATAAAGTCAGCCTCGACCTCTGCGGCCGGCCGCTGCTGGTGCGCCAGGTCGAGCGCATGCAGCGGGCCCGGCTGGCGGGCCATGTGGCCGTCATCACCACCGACGAGCCCGGCGATGACGCACTCGTTGAAATATGCAATAAGTACGATATTAGCGTTTTTCGTGGCAATGCCCTCGACCTGCTCGACCGCCACTACCAGGCCGCCCGGCACTTCGGCGAAACTGAGGCGGTAGTAAAAATACCGAGCGACTGCCCGCTCATCGACCCGGCTATTATTGACAAAGTGCTGTCACTATATACGGAAACTGTTGGGCAGTATGATTTCGTGAGCAATCTGCACCCCGCCACCTATCCCGATGGCAACGATGTAGAGGTAATGACCTTCGCGGCTCTCGAAACCGCCTGGCGCGAGGCGCGCCGCCCGCTGGAGCGCGAGCATACCACGCCGTTTTTTTGGGAGAATCCCGACCGCTTTCGCCTCGCCAACGTGACGTGGGAGACCGGCCTGGATTATTCCATGTCGCACCGGTTTACCATTGACTATCCGGCTGACTATGAGTTTATAAAAGCGGTATACGAAGCGCTTTATCCAGCAAATCCTCATTTTGGGCTGGAAGATATTCTGACTTTATTAAAACAAAGGCCGGACATTTACGCCTTAAACGCCGACTTGGCCGGTGTAAACTGGTACCGCAACCACCTCGACGAATTGAAAACCGTGGATGCGGGCAATACAAAGCAAGTATAAACCATTCTGTCATGCTGACGAAGGAAGCATCTTATCACGGCTGCCTTCGCCAGAATTAGTTAGCCCCCGAGTGCTGTGAGCGTGATAAGATGCTTCGCAGGCTCAGCATGACAATTGCCTTATGACTACCGAAAAAAAACAAGCGCTCTCCGAGCTCGCCCTGCGCGTGCGCGAGCACATCGTTCGCCTCAGCACCGATGGCGGCTGCTTTACCGGGGCTTCGCTGAGCTGCGCCGACCTGCTGGTGTATCTCTACGCCGACTTCCTCAATGTAAATCCGGGTAACCTCCAGGACCCCGAGCGCGACTATCTTTTCCTGAGCAAGGGCCACGACGTGCCGGCCCTTTATGGCACCTTTGCCGAGCTGGGCTTCATGCCGAAGGAGCGGCTGCAAAACCACCTGAAGTCGAACGACTCCATCTATTGGCACCCCAACCGGAATGTGCCGGGCGTCGAGTTTCACTCGGGCTCGCTGGGCCACCTGCCGAGCGTAGCGCTGGGCGTGGCGCTGGATGCCCGCCTGCGCGGCCAGCAGCAGCACGTCATCGTCATCACCGGCGACGGCGAGCTGAACGAGGGCACCTGCTGGGAAGCCCTGCTCGTAGCCAGCGCCCACAAGGTGAACAACCTGACTATCGTGGTGGACCGCAACCACTTCCAGGCCAACATCGCCACCGAAGACCTCATTCCGCTCGAGCCGCTGGCCCCCAAGTTTGAGGCGTTTGGCGCCGTGGTAAAGCGCATCGACGGCCACGACTTTACGGCCCTGGAAGAGGCCTTTACGGCCCTGCCGTTCAGCCCCGACAAGCCCTCGGTTATCATCTGCGACACGGTGCGCGGCCGGGGCCTGCCCAGCATCGAGCGCCGGGCCGACCGCTGGTTCTGCAATTTCTCGAGTGAGGAAATCACGTCGCTGCTCAAGGAGCTGCACAGCCAGGAAGCCACCAAGCTCACGAGCGAAACCCTGACCGTCCGATAATCGCAGATTTAACGGATTTAACGGATTGCGCAGATACGCTTGGCTGCGCCAAGCTGACTACGCGGACGTTACCCGTTAAGCTGCGAGCGTGGCTCAGCCAGTCGCTTACCCATTACCTGCCATTGTCAGCGTAGTCAGCTTGCGCAGCAAGCGTATCCGCGCAATCCGTTAAATCCGTTAAATCTGCGGTCATGAATTACGAACAGCTTATCCACGAAACCGCCCTGGCCGACGAGCGCCTGCTGGTGATGACGGCCGAAAACCGCGCCCTTATCCGCAACCTGCCCGGCCCACTGGGGCCGCGCTTCATCGACACCGGCATTACCGAGCAAACCATGATTGGCGCGGCGGCCGGCCTGGCCCTGCGCGGGCGCGTGCCGGTAGTGCACGCCCTGGCGACGTTCCTCACGCTGCGGGCGTTTGAGTTTATCCGGACCGATGTGGGAATTCCGCACTTACCGGTGAAAATCAGCGCGTTCGTACCCGGCTTTCTCTCCGACGGCAACGGCCCGACCCACCAGGCCATTGAGGATGTTTCGCTCATGCGCGGCATTCCGGGCATGACGGTTTTCGCCCCCGCCGACGAGCAGGATATGCTGGCCATGCTGCCCGCTATCTGGGCCTCGCCCGACCCCGCTTACCTGCGCGTCAATACCCGGCCCGCTACTTACCAGCACACCCCGTTTGAAATCGGTAAGGCTGAGATTGTGAGCGAAGGCAAGGACATCACCATCCTCACCTACGGGATGCTGTTTGAGCAGGCGCTCATTGCCAAAGACTTACTCACCCAGGCGGGCTACTCGGTGGGTCTCGTTAACCTGCGCAGCCTCAAGCCCTTGGATGAGGCCGCCGTACTGAACGTAGTGAAAGCCGGCAGCCTGGTCGTGACCCTGGAAGACCATTTCCAGACCGGCGGCCTCTACTCTATTCTGGCCGAGCTGCTGCTCGAACACGAACTGACCGCCAAGGTGCTGCCGCTGGCCCTGAAGGAGCGCTGGTACAAGCCCGGCCTGCTGAGCGAAGTGCTCGAATACGAAGGCTTTACCGGCCAGCACATTGCCCGCCGCATCGGCGAGCGCCTGGGCGGCGGCGCG
The sequence above is drawn from the Hymenobacter baengnokdamensis genome and encodes:
- a CDS encoding cytidylyltransferase domain-containing protein, which translates into the protein MLTLIQARRGSSRLPDKVSLDLCGRPLLVRQVERMQRARLAGHVAVITTDEPGDDALVEICNKYDISVFRGNALDLLDRHYQAARHFGETEAVVKIPSDCPLIDPAIIDKVLSLYTETVGQYDFVSNLHPATYPDGNDVEVMTFAALETAWREARRPLEREHTTPFFWENPDRFRLANVTWETGLDYSMSHRFTIDYPADYEFIKAVYEALYPANPHFGLEDILTLLKQRPDIYALNADLAGVNWYRNHLDELKTVDAGNTKQV
- a CDS encoding transketolase, translating into MTTEKKQALSELALRVREHIVRLSTDGGCFTGASLSCADLLVYLYADFLNVNPGNLQDPERDYLFLSKGHDVPALYGTFAELGFMPKERLQNHLKSNDSIYWHPNRNVPGVEFHSGSLGHLPSVALGVALDARLRGQQQHVIVITGDGELNEGTCWEALLVASAHKVNNLTIVVDRNHFQANIATEDLIPLEPLAPKFEAFGAVVKRIDGHDFTALEEAFTALPFSPDKPSVIICDTVRGRGLPSIERRADRWFCNFSSEEITSLLKELHSQEATKLTSETLTVR
- a CDS encoding glycoside hydrolase family 43 protein, which encodes MRFFSLLFTLAAASLALTAFAQTPASPGPWVPDLGNGQYKNPVLYADYSDPDVVRVGDDYYLTSSSFSSVPGLQLLHSKDLVNWTIIGTALPVQLPRSRYDQVQPGNGVWAPALRYHNKEFYLYYPDPDLGIFVTRARNPAGPWSAPVCVKAAKGWIDPCPLWDDDGRAYLVHAFAGSRAGIKSVINVSEMAPDGLSLMGDDKLVFDGHQHHPTIEGPKFYKRHGYYYIFAPGGGVPTGWQVALRSKSVFGPYEDKIVLAQGKSPINGPHQGAWVDTPDGKEDWFLHFQDQDAYGRVVHLQPMTWKNDWPVIGLDPDGDGTGEPVLTYRKPAVQARVAVAVPATSDEFASQTLGLQWQWQADPQPGWLTLPSPTAGVLTLNAVPAPAEAKNLWLVPNLLLQKLPAPQFTATAKLSFHPQNEGEQAGLVVLGMDYASLVLTRQGGQIQLSQRTCLQADKGSPEVSTAPVTVPAGQPLYLRVAVQPGARCQFSYSLDGNRFQPLGTEFTARKGKWVGAKLGLFCLGTAGAPKPGAALVDWWHLEP
- a CDS encoding transketolase family protein, whose translation is MNYEQLIHETALADERLLVMTAENRALIRNLPGPLGPRFIDTGITEQTMIGAAAGLALRGRVPVVHALATFLTLRAFEFIRTDVGIPHLPVKISAFVPGFLSDGNGPTHQAIEDVSLMRGIPGMTVFAPADEQDMLAMLPAIWASPDPAYLRVNTRPATYQHTPFEIGKAEIVSEGKDITILTYGMLFEQALIAKDLLTQAGYSVGLVNLRSLKPLDEAAVLNVVKAGSLVVTLEDHFQTGGLYSILAELLLEHELTAKVLPLALKERWYKPGLLSEVLEYEGFTGQHIARRIGERLGGGAHTFGAKTKVVENEFAE
- a CDS encoding sodium/sugar symporter; protein product: MHQLATLDYIVFFVYFLIVAGYGIWIYNRKTGHDGTIEGDSKDYFLAEGSLTWWAIGSSLIASNISAEQFVGMSGSGFKMGLAIATYEWMASITLIIVAVFFIPVYLKNRIFTMPQFLHQRYNGTVAMIMAIFWLLLYVVVNLTSILYLGAIAVSSIAGLNLNFCMYALAIFAVIITLGGMKVIGFTDVIQVFFLILGGLATTYLALNLVAKHNGTTGVLNGFHLLTTQANDHFHMIFKRDNPNYIDLPGLTVLLGGMWIVNLNYWGCNQYITQRALGADLPTARGGLLFAAFLKLLMPVIVVLPGIAAYVLYKQNVFGSEMMQGGELNPDRAYPVLLNILPVGLKGLSFAALTAAVVASLAGKANSIATIFTLDVYKKVLNVDASEKRMVAVGKIAVVVAMILGVLIAPNLGIDKKGGFQYIQEYTGFVSPGIFAMFILGFFWKKATSSAALFATIGGFLLSVLLKFLPGMMDLSFLAPFGFSVPVAGRYEIPFLDRMGFVFVFCIIGMVLISLLENARGVKTNGLEIERSMFRPNPTFTAGATLVVGLIVALYSVFW